One genomic window of Anoplolepis gracilipes chromosome 5, ASM4749672v1, whole genome shotgun sequence includes the following:
- the LOC140666056 gene encoding uncharacterized protein: protein MPLPTTLPESAVAAWPELTRTEGYHFWVKESTLHDNLHTLVLSKESGTDLECLRTELKKKFGVPKNSTIFYIDDEEDIVPIDSECEFEEAKKLAKHLFDKFTAAVTLLVGGLNMLDNEENSWRYKNHSIKGQLNEQTESKNMDIQKQFNTSLECCSDALPPLWFTKYMELMKKDMVSTITDEVVKNVTNTLNKRLDSLVFSPLKESNQSESQYSSLTTHSQSSLNSNEKSQKKIKSQDKKQLSDVSTERKYKDKPRNANTVKNISLKKDVIATITNEVVKEMTELLDKTHVGSLISVPSKDPCRTQCLRYFPSSARIYRHPSDSHSTEKNQETIKSQDREQSNDNALMKMEDSLLYSKLLQDSTLHLQILGNNVLRIHAVNERMKKKQHQQIAQVITDDLIGDIGREKEQSVENNTQEDLISRQNLPNPKPSDEKVHLEALKLIENELRMNCSVTGHQMLDEGLLNRDICNTFDNNLLKSEKNIDVLSDNMTSFWSCDQEEKGEKEKEEDDDAFEIIQLPLTDEFLIKLPFKDSTIEQQHHDSNRDSPSFELLSEPPSPPCSIHLNEDHFSANEENPEQRSVKTNPPNSVFAVDVHGKIFNDEHQTVNLDERVNVDLQKQFDAVYSFTDEDFLLTEEDFLLTEDEDEEVRSKSPCAEHQSNERKNPRDEPNGSYDDVRNSHASYLTVQTHCDSKTQSQCSCQSQTDSGDFTQSFHSHTTSVTDTTDMYAHTYVNKYGDQVITTANDVREATTMATATPRSNHDVDIVLTKELRRNEIYRHDNKCPNNYPEYFCAPNNSCPCSRDPSFGRFSYQSCPYRTGRSSDKSCSNLGSRKTSASDQALLSTADSVHILPETLVSAAAQVGSFAYDTAREMFDKLRAHTKEDPLKRRGGVKGENKKSFTVSHLPFY, encoded by the exons ATGCCATTGCCAACGACCTTACCAGAGTCGGCGGTAGCGGCGTGGCCCGAGCTGACCAGGACGGAAGGTTATCACTTTTGGGTAAAGGAATCAACGTTACACGACAACTTACACACTTTAGTCCTTTCAAAAGAGTCTGGCACAGATTTGGAGTGCCTGCGGACGGAACTG AAGAAGAAATTTGGAGTACCAAAGAATAGCACAATTTTCTACATCGACGATGAGGAGGACATTGTTCCGATCGATTCGGAATGCGAGTTTGAGGAGGCAAAAAAg CTTGCGAAACATCTGTTCGACAAATTCACAGCTGCAGTTACATTGCTTGTGGGTGGTTTAAACATGTTAGACAATGAAGAAAACTCTTGGAGGTACAAGAATCATTCAATTAAAGGACAATTAAACGAACAGACagaatcgaaaaatatggatATTCAAAAGCAATTCAACACTTCTTTAGAGTGTTGTTCGGATGCGTTGCCTCCTTTGtggtttacaaaatatatggaaTTG ATGAAGAAAGACATGGTGTCCACAATTACTGATGAAGTGGTGAAAAATGTAACGAACACGCTCAACAAACGCTTGGATTCCCTTGTGTTTTCGCCGCTTAAGGAATCGAATCAATCTGAAAGTCAGTATTCTTCTCTCACAACACATTCTCAATCCTCTTTGAATTCAAATGAGAAAAgtcagaaaaagataaaatctcAGGACAAGAAACAGTTGAGTGACGTGTCGACTGAACGCAAATACAAGGATAAACCTCGAAACGCGAATaccgtaaaaaatatatcgctgAAGAAAGACGTGATAGCTACAATCACCAACGAAGTGGTGAAAGAGATGACGGAATTGCTGGACAAAACTCATGTGGGTTCTCTTATATCTGTCCCATCGAAAGATCCTTGTCGAACTCAATGCCTTCGGTATTTTCCTTCCTCGGCACGAATTTACCGACATCCTTCCGATTCACATTCAACTGAGAAAAACCAAGAAACAATAAAATCTCAAGATAGAGAGCAGTCGAATGACAACGCTTTAATGAAAATGGAGGACTCATTGTTGTATTCAAAGCTTCTGCAGGATTCCACGCTACATCTGCAGATACTTGGAAATAATGTTTTGCGGATTCATGCGGTGAATGAAAGAATGAAGAAGAAACAACATCAGCAAATTGCTCAAGTGATCACCGATGACTTGATCGGCGACATTGGGAGAGAAAAGGAGCAATCCgttgaaaataatacacaGGAGGATCTTATTTCTCGGCAGAACCTGCCGAATCCGAAACCGTCCGACGAGAAAGTTCATTTGGAGGCATTGAAACTGATCGAGAATGAGCTTCGTATGAACTGCTCTGTCACAGGGCATCAAATGTTGGACGAGGGTCTTCTTAATAGAGACATCTGCAACACATTCGATAACAACCTACTGAAAagcgagaaaaatatagacGTATTGTCTGATAACATGACTAGCTTCTGGTCATGCGATCAGgaggagaaaggagagaaagaaaaggaagaagatGACGACGCTTTCGAGATCATCCAGTTGCCTTTAACTGatgaatttcttattaaattaccTTTCAAAGACTCCACCATCGAACAACAACATCACGATAGCAATCGAGATTCGCCCAGCTTTGAGCTACTCTCAGAGCCGCCCTCACCGCCGTGCTCCATTCACTTAAACGAAGATCACTTTTCGGCAAACGAAGAAAACCCTGAACAACGGTCTGTGAAAACAAACCCACCAAATTCAGTCTTTGCGGTGGATGTTCATGGCAAGATCTTTAATGATGAACATCAGACAGTGAATCTCGACGAACGCGTCAATGTTGATTTGCAAAAACAATTCGATGCTGTTTATTCCTTTACGGATGAAGATTTCTTATTGACGGAGGAAGATTTCTTATTGACGGAAGATGAAGACGAAGAAGTTCGTTCAAAGTCACCATGTGCTGAACATCAGTCGAATGAACGAAAGAACCCTCGAGACGAACCGAACGGTTCGTACGACGACGTGAGAAATTCGCACGCAAGCTATCTAACTGTGCAAACTCACTGCGATTCGAAGACGCAATCGCAGTGTAGCTGTCAGTCACAAACCGATTCGGGTGACTTTACACAGAGCTTCCATTCGCATACCACGTCAGTGACCGACACTACTGACATGTATGCTCATACCTATGTCAACAAGTACGGTGACCAGGTGATAACGACAGCCAACGATGTACGAGAAGCGACAACAATGGCAACGGCAACCCCGAGAAGCAACCATGATGTAGACATTGTTTTGACGAAAGAACTTAGAAGAAACGAGATATATCGACACGATAATAAATGTCCAAACAACTATCCAGAATACTTTTGCGCACCAAACAATAGTTGTCCATGTTCGCGGGACCCTTCTTTTGGTAGATTTTCATATCAGTCTTGTCCATATCGGACAGGCAGATCTTCCGACAAATCGTGCTCCAACTTAGGGTCGAGAAAGACATCTGCTAGCGACCAGGCACTGCTAAGCACCGCCGATTCTGTTCACATCCTGCCGGAAACGCTGGTCAGCGCGGCCGCTCAAGTCGGTTCATTCGCTTACGACACTGCGCGTGAGATGTTCGACAAACTACGTGCACATACG aAGGAGGATCCTCTTAAACGCCGCGGCGGAGTAAAGGgcgaaaataaaaagtccTTCACCGTTAGTCATTTGCCCTTCTACTAA
- the LOC140666057 gene encoding solute carrier family 15 member 1 isoform X2, with amino-acid sequence MVVNKKHVQKIKYPKSVFFIVTNEFCERFSFYGMRTILALYLSDMLKYNEDTATMIYHVFICFVYFFPLLGAIISDSWLGKYRTIFYVSVIYAIGQLILSASATPPFGLPARELSMIGLLLIALGTGGIKPCVSAFGGDQFILPQQERQLAMFFSLFYFSINTGSLISTLLTPVIRDTKCFEDNCFSLAFLIPAILMIVSIVIFVSGKRMYKIVEPMGNLILKVSKCICRAICNKVKSKERKCDHWLDHADDTYEKKLIEDIKAALRVLKLFVPLPIFWALYDQQGSQWTFQATRMDGQIGSFMLLPDQLQAVNPLLIIIFIPIFETCIYPVFAKIHIINTPLKKLVVGGFLASVAFIVAGLVELELEKTYPKLPSEGFAQIRIFNTLNCPVTLTMTEQNIEIKSLSMWADLEVKAQKGSVALPYTANFTACNYKGYTNLAPEVSGKLTAVEANATSWVITPLGLQYHYEDYVDKPAKGKPTVRGLIYLAPQVNGNSTLRFVYGELNQTVLSITVNSSIFAHSELKQFDKPDTYDVYLDDHLLKKGVPFKLGGAYTVVGNYMPTLENKITGEIITVTQPNSLHMAYMLPQYIIITMAEVMFSITGLQFAFTQAPESMKSLLQAGWLLSVAFGNLIVVIVKGSRPFERQVYEIFLYAGLMAVVISIFAVMTIFYKYVEISNEEVSDEAIALEEKKGNVNSAYKEDEK; translated from the exons ATGGTTGTCAATAAGAAGCACGTGCAG aagataaaatatcccaaatctgtatttttcattGTCACCAATGAATTCTGCGAAAGATTCTCCTTCTATGGAATGCGca ccATCCTAGCGCTGTACTTGAGTGACATGCTAAAGTACAACGAGGATACAGCCACAATGATTTATCATGTCTTTATTTGTTTCGTTTATTTCTTCCCGCTATTGGGCGCAATCATATCTGATTCTTGGCTCGGAAAATATCGCACCATTTTTTATGTCAGCGTTATTTACGCAATTGGACAGCTGATTTTATCTGCAAGTGCGACACCTCCTTTCGGCCTACCCGCAAG GGAATTGTCCATGATAGGTTTACTCCTGATTGCACTTGGCACAGGCGGAATAAAACCTTGTGTGTCAGCTTTCGGGGGCGATCAGTTCATTCTGCCTCAACAGGAACGACAATTGGCAATGTTCTTTTCCCTTTTCTACTTCTCCATTAACACGGGCTCTCTGATTTCGACTTTGCTTACTCCGGTGATACGCGACACAAAATGTTTCGAAGATAACTGCTTTTCTCTAGCATTTCTGATACCGGCAATTTTAATGATTGTATCGATTG TAATCTTTGTTTCGGGAAAACgaatgtataaaatagtggAGCCTATGGGTAATCTCATTCTCAAGGTTTCCAAGTGCATCTGT CGCGCAATCTGTAATAAAGTAAAGAGCAAAGAAAGGAAATGCGATCATTGGCTCGACCACGCCGATGATACCTATGAAAAGAAGCTAATCGAAGATATCAAGGCCGCATTGCGGGTCCTAAAACTGTTCGTACCATTGCCAATATTCTGGGCACTCTACGACCAGCAGGGCTCTCAGTGGACGTTTCAAGCAACGCGGATGGATGGTCAGATAGGCAGTTTCATGCTGCTGCCCGACCAGCTGCAAGCCGTCAATCCGTTGTTGATCATCATCTTCATACCCATCTTCGAAACCTGTATCTATCCGGTTTTCGCCaaaatacacataatcaaCACGCCTTTGAAGAAGCTCGTTGTCGGCGGATTCTTGGCCAGCGTGGCCTTCATCGTGGCCGGGCTCGTCGAATTAGAACTCGAG AAAACTTATCCAAAGTTACCCTCAGAAGGATTCGCTCAAATTCGGATTTTTAATACGCTGAATTGTCCTGTAACTCTAACTATGACAGAAcagaatattgaaataaagtcGCTGAGTATGTGGGCAGATTTAGAAGTGAAAGCGCAGAAAGGCTCGGTTGCATTGCCCTACACAGCAAATTTCACAGCTTGCAATTATAAAGGCTACACGAATTTGGCTCCTGAAGTGTCAG GAAAACTTACAGCCGTGGAAGCCAACGCAACATCTTGGGTTATAACGCCCTTGGGACTGCAATATCACTACGAGGATTATGTGGATAAGCCGGCTAAGGGTAAGCCGACGGTTCGTGGTCTCATCTATCTAGCGCCCCAAGTGAACGGCAATTCCACTCTGAGATTCGTCTATGGCGAATTGAATCAGACGGTGTTATCAATAACggtcaatagctcgatttttgCTCATTCGGAACTGAAGCAATTCGATAAACCAGACACGTACGACGTCTATCTGGACGATCATCTGCTGAAGAAAGGGGTGCCCTTCAAACTCGGCGGGGCGTACACCGTGGTGGGTAACTATATGCCCACGTTAGAGAATAAGATCACTGGTGAAATAATCACAGTCACGCAACCCAACTCGCTTCACATGGCCTACATGTTGCCGCAATACATTATCATCACGATGGCCGAGGTGATGTTCTCTATAACAGGTCTGCAATTCGCCTTCACCCAGGCACCGGAGAGTATGAAATCTCTATTACAGGCAGGTTGGTTGTTGAGCGTGGCTTTCGGCAATCTCATCGTGGTGATTGTAAAGGGTTCGCGTCCTTTCGAACGACAG GTCTACGAGATTTTTTTGTACGCTGGTCTGATGGCGGTAGTTATTTCGATATTCGCCGTGATGACCATATTCTACAAGTATGTGGAAATATCAAACGAAGAAGTCAGTGATGAGGCCATAGCTCtagaagagaaaaaggggAATGTTAATTCGGCTTACAAAGAGGACGAAAAATGA
- the LOC140666057 gene encoding solute carrier family 15 member 1 isoform X1, whose amino-acid sequence MNTSDVTRKKNSENEIQDHPDNQNNVERQEQKIKYPKSVFFIVTNEFCERFSFYGMRTILALYLSDMLKYNEDTATMIYHVFICFVYFFPLLGAIISDSWLGKYRTIFYVSVIYAIGQLILSASATPPFGLPARELSMIGLLLIALGTGGIKPCVSAFGGDQFILPQQERQLAMFFSLFYFSINTGSLISTLLTPVIRDTKCFEDNCFSLAFLIPAILMIVSIVIFVSGKRMYKIVEPMGNLILKVSKCICRAICNKVKSKERKCDHWLDHADDTYEKKLIEDIKAALRVLKLFVPLPIFWALYDQQGSQWTFQATRMDGQIGSFMLLPDQLQAVNPLLIIIFIPIFETCIYPVFAKIHIINTPLKKLVVGGFLASVAFIVAGLVELELEKTYPKLPSEGFAQIRIFNTLNCPVTLTMTEQNIEIKSLSMWADLEVKAQKGSVALPYTANFTACNYKGYTNLAPEVSGKLTAVEANATSWVITPLGLQYHYEDYVDKPAKGKPTVRGLIYLAPQVNGNSTLRFVYGELNQTVLSITVNSSIFAHSELKQFDKPDTYDVYLDDHLLKKGVPFKLGGAYTVVGNYMPTLENKITGEIITVTQPNSLHMAYMLPQYIIITMAEVMFSITGLQFAFTQAPESMKSLLQAGWLLSVAFGNLIVVIVKGSRPFERQVYEIFLYAGLMAVVISIFAVMTIFYKYVEISNEEVSDEAIALEEKKGNVNSAYKEDEK is encoded by the exons ATGAATACTTCAGATGTAACGAGGAAAAAGAATTCCGAAAACGAGATTCAAG ATCATCCAGACAATCAGAACAATGTCGAGAGACAAGAGCAG aagataaaatatcccaaatctgtatttttcattGTCACCAATGAATTCTGCGAAAGATTCTCCTTCTATGGAATGCGca ccATCCTAGCGCTGTACTTGAGTGACATGCTAAAGTACAACGAGGATACAGCCACAATGATTTATCATGTCTTTATTTGTTTCGTTTATTTCTTCCCGCTATTGGGCGCAATCATATCTGATTCTTGGCTCGGAAAATATCGCACCATTTTTTATGTCAGCGTTATTTACGCAATTGGACAGCTGATTTTATCTGCAAGTGCGACACCTCCTTTCGGCCTACCCGCAAG GGAATTGTCCATGATAGGTTTACTCCTGATTGCACTTGGCACAGGCGGAATAAAACCTTGTGTGTCAGCTTTCGGGGGCGATCAGTTCATTCTGCCTCAACAGGAACGACAATTGGCAATGTTCTTTTCCCTTTTCTACTTCTCCATTAACACGGGCTCTCTGATTTCGACTTTGCTTACTCCGGTGATACGCGACACAAAATGTTTCGAAGATAACTGCTTTTCTCTAGCATTTCTGATACCGGCAATTTTAATGATTGTATCGATTG TAATCTTTGTTTCGGGAAAACgaatgtataaaatagtggAGCCTATGGGTAATCTCATTCTCAAGGTTTCCAAGTGCATCTGT CGCGCAATCTGTAATAAAGTAAAGAGCAAAGAAAGGAAATGCGATCATTGGCTCGACCACGCCGATGATACCTATGAAAAGAAGCTAATCGAAGATATCAAGGCCGCATTGCGGGTCCTAAAACTGTTCGTACCATTGCCAATATTCTGGGCACTCTACGACCAGCAGGGCTCTCAGTGGACGTTTCAAGCAACGCGGATGGATGGTCAGATAGGCAGTTTCATGCTGCTGCCCGACCAGCTGCAAGCCGTCAATCCGTTGTTGATCATCATCTTCATACCCATCTTCGAAACCTGTATCTATCCGGTTTTCGCCaaaatacacataatcaaCACGCCTTTGAAGAAGCTCGTTGTCGGCGGATTCTTGGCCAGCGTGGCCTTCATCGTGGCCGGGCTCGTCGAATTAGAACTCGAG AAAACTTATCCAAAGTTACCCTCAGAAGGATTCGCTCAAATTCGGATTTTTAATACGCTGAATTGTCCTGTAACTCTAACTATGACAGAAcagaatattgaaataaagtcGCTGAGTATGTGGGCAGATTTAGAAGTGAAAGCGCAGAAAGGCTCGGTTGCATTGCCCTACACAGCAAATTTCACAGCTTGCAATTATAAAGGCTACACGAATTTGGCTCCTGAAGTGTCAG GAAAACTTACAGCCGTGGAAGCCAACGCAACATCTTGGGTTATAACGCCCTTGGGACTGCAATATCACTACGAGGATTATGTGGATAAGCCGGCTAAGGGTAAGCCGACGGTTCGTGGTCTCATCTATCTAGCGCCCCAAGTGAACGGCAATTCCACTCTGAGATTCGTCTATGGCGAATTGAATCAGACGGTGTTATCAATAACggtcaatagctcgatttttgCTCATTCGGAACTGAAGCAATTCGATAAACCAGACACGTACGACGTCTATCTGGACGATCATCTGCTGAAGAAAGGGGTGCCCTTCAAACTCGGCGGGGCGTACACCGTGGTGGGTAACTATATGCCCACGTTAGAGAATAAGATCACTGGTGAAATAATCACAGTCACGCAACCCAACTCGCTTCACATGGCCTACATGTTGCCGCAATACATTATCATCACGATGGCCGAGGTGATGTTCTCTATAACAGGTCTGCAATTCGCCTTCACCCAGGCACCGGAGAGTATGAAATCTCTATTACAGGCAGGTTGGTTGTTGAGCGTGGCTTTCGGCAATCTCATCGTGGTGATTGTAAAGGGTTCGCGTCCTTTCGAACGACAG GTCTACGAGATTTTTTTGTACGCTGGTCTGATGGCGGTAGTTATTTCGATATTCGCCGTGATGACCATATTCTACAAGTATGTGGAAATATCAAACGAAGAAGTCAGTGATGAGGCCATAGCTCtagaagagaaaaaggggAATGTTAATTCGGCTTACAAAGAGGACGAAAAATGA
- the LOC140666057 gene encoding solute carrier family 15 member 1 isoform X3, whose protein sequence is MKIKYPKSVFFIVTNEFCERFSFYGMRTILALYLSDMLKYNEDTATMIYHVFICFVYFFPLLGAIISDSWLGKYRTIFYVSVIYAIGQLILSASATPPFGLPARELSMIGLLLIALGTGGIKPCVSAFGGDQFILPQQERQLAMFFSLFYFSINTGSLISTLLTPVIRDTKCFEDNCFSLAFLIPAILMIVSIVIFVSGKRMYKIVEPMGNLILKVSKCICRAICNKVKSKERKCDHWLDHADDTYEKKLIEDIKAALRVLKLFVPLPIFWALYDQQGSQWTFQATRMDGQIGSFMLLPDQLQAVNPLLIIIFIPIFETCIYPVFAKIHIINTPLKKLVVGGFLASVAFIVAGLVELELEKTYPKLPSEGFAQIRIFNTLNCPVTLTMTEQNIEIKSLSMWADLEVKAQKGSVALPYTANFTACNYKGYTNLAPEVSGKLTAVEANATSWVITPLGLQYHYEDYVDKPAKGKPTVRGLIYLAPQVNGNSTLRFVYGELNQTVLSITVNSSIFAHSELKQFDKPDTYDVYLDDHLLKKGVPFKLGGAYTVVGNYMPTLENKITGEIITVTQPNSLHMAYMLPQYIIITMAEVMFSITGLQFAFTQAPESMKSLLQAGWLLSVAFGNLIVVIVKGSRPFERQVYEIFLYAGLMAVVISIFAVMTIFYKYVEISNEEVSDEAIALEEKKGNVNSAYKEDEK, encoded by the exons atg aagataaaatatcccaaatctgtatttttcattGTCACCAATGAATTCTGCGAAAGATTCTCCTTCTATGGAATGCGca ccATCCTAGCGCTGTACTTGAGTGACATGCTAAAGTACAACGAGGATACAGCCACAATGATTTATCATGTCTTTATTTGTTTCGTTTATTTCTTCCCGCTATTGGGCGCAATCATATCTGATTCTTGGCTCGGAAAATATCGCACCATTTTTTATGTCAGCGTTATTTACGCAATTGGACAGCTGATTTTATCTGCAAGTGCGACACCTCCTTTCGGCCTACCCGCAAG GGAATTGTCCATGATAGGTTTACTCCTGATTGCACTTGGCACAGGCGGAATAAAACCTTGTGTGTCAGCTTTCGGGGGCGATCAGTTCATTCTGCCTCAACAGGAACGACAATTGGCAATGTTCTTTTCCCTTTTCTACTTCTCCATTAACACGGGCTCTCTGATTTCGACTTTGCTTACTCCGGTGATACGCGACACAAAATGTTTCGAAGATAACTGCTTTTCTCTAGCATTTCTGATACCGGCAATTTTAATGATTGTATCGATTG TAATCTTTGTTTCGGGAAAACgaatgtataaaatagtggAGCCTATGGGTAATCTCATTCTCAAGGTTTCCAAGTGCATCTGT CGCGCAATCTGTAATAAAGTAAAGAGCAAAGAAAGGAAATGCGATCATTGGCTCGACCACGCCGATGATACCTATGAAAAGAAGCTAATCGAAGATATCAAGGCCGCATTGCGGGTCCTAAAACTGTTCGTACCATTGCCAATATTCTGGGCACTCTACGACCAGCAGGGCTCTCAGTGGACGTTTCAAGCAACGCGGATGGATGGTCAGATAGGCAGTTTCATGCTGCTGCCCGACCAGCTGCAAGCCGTCAATCCGTTGTTGATCATCATCTTCATACCCATCTTCGAAACCTGTATCTATCCGGTTTTCGCCaaaatacacataatcaaCACGCCTTTGAAGAAGCTCGTTGTCGGCGGATTCTTGGCCAGCGTGGCCTTCATCGTGGCCGGGCTCGTCGAATTAGAACTCGAG AAAACTTATCCAAAGTTACCCTCAGAAGGATTCGCTCAAATTCGGATTTTTAATACGCTGAATTGTCCTGTAACTCTAACTATGACAGAAcagaatattgaaataaagtcGCTGAGTATGTGGGCAGATTTAGAAGTGAAAGCGCAGAAAGGCTCGGTTGCATTGCCCTACACAGCAAATTTCACAGCTTGCAATTATAAAGGCTACACGAATTTGGCTCCTGAAGTGTCAG GAAAACTTACAGCCGTGGAAGCCAACGCAACATCTTGGGTTATAACGCCCTTGGGACTGCAATATCACTACGAGGATTATGTGGATAAGCCGGCTAAGGGTAAGCCGACGGTTCGTGGTCTCATCTATCTAGCGCCCCAAGTGAACGGCAATTCCACTCTGAGATTCGTCTATGGCGAATTGAATCAGACGGTGTTATCAATAACggtcaatagctcgatttttgCTCATTCGGAACTGAAGCAATTCGATAAACCAGACACGTACGACGTCTATCTGGACGATCATCTGCTGAAGAAAGGGGTGCCCTTCAAACTCGGCGGGGCGTACACCGTGGTGGGTAACTATATGCCCACGTTAGAGAATAAGATCACTGGTGAAATAATCACAGTCACGCAACCCAACTCGCTTCACATGGCCTACATGTTGCCGCAATACATTATCATCACGATGGCCGAGGTGATGTTCTCTATAACAGGTCTGCAATTCGCCTTCACCCAGGCACCGGAGAGTATGAAATCTCTATTACAGGCAGGTTGGTTGTTGAGCGTGGCTTTCGGCAATCTCATCGTGGTGATTGTAAAGGGTTCGCGTCCTTTCGAACGACAG GTCTACGAGATTTTTTTGTACGCTGGTCTGATGGCGGTAGTTATTTCGATATTCGCCGTGATGACCATATTCTACAAGTATGTGGAAATATCAAACGAAGAAGTCAGTGATGAGGCCATAGCTCtagaagagaaaaaggggAATGTTAATTCGGCTTACAAAGAGGACGAAAAATGA